In Agromyces sp. 3263, a single genomic region encodes these proteins:
- a CDS encoding permease prefix domain 1-containing protein, whose protein sequence is MTTLTDRYVWAAARSVPEAQRTELERELRERIGDETDALVEGGRSPIDAERAALTELGDPVALAARYVDRPLQLIGPRYFLVWWRLLKLLLAVVLPFAALGIAIAKAVAGADIGEIIGSAIGLTISVAVHIGFWTTLIFAVLERTPAPAGRRGIDAPWTLDMLPALPEPAKASRRGELIGSVVMLVVFAGLIVLQQFGVPWIDDLESVPLLDPALWSFWLPYFLGLIVLEILFAFALYAWGWNWWLAGANLVLNVAFAVPALWLFLTGQLLNPAALDAMDWPWGQSGPIIVAIIVVVVIAAAAWDVVDGGIKAWRAASGRRAGVDSQPVAA, encoded by the coding sequence ATGACCACCCTCACCGACCGCTACGTGTGGGCCGCGGCCCGCAGCGTGCCGGAGGCCCAGCGCACCGAGCTCGAGCGAGAGCTGCGCGAGCGCATCGGCGACGAGACCGACGCGCTCGTCGAGGGCGGGCGCTCGCCCATCGACGCCGAGCGCGCGGCCCTCACCGAGCTCGGCGACCCGGTCGCGCTCGCGGCCCGCTACGTCGACCGCCCGCTGCAGCTCATCGGCCCGCGCTACTTCCTGGTGTGGTGGCGCCTGCTGAAGCTGCTCCTCGCGGTCGTGCTGCCGTTCGCGGCCCTCGGCATCGCGATCGCGAAGGCCGTGGCGGGTGCCGACATCGGCGAGATCATCGGGTCGGCGATCGGCCTGACGATCTCGGTCGCCGTGCACATCGGATTCTGGACGACGCTGATCTTCGCCGTGCTCGAGCGCACCCCGGCCCCGGCCGGCCGCCGCGGCATCGACGCCCCATGGACGCTCGACATGCTGCCCGCCCTGCCCGAGCCGGCGAAGGCGTCGCGGCGCGGCGAGCTGATCGGCTCGGTCGTGATGCTCGTGGTGTTCGCGGGCCTGATCGTGCTCCAGCAGTTCGGCGTGCCCTGGATCGACGACCTCGAGTCGGTGCCGCTGCTCGACCCGGCGCTGTGGAGCTTCTGGCTGCCGTACTTCCTCGGGCTCATCGTGCTCGAGATCCTCTTCGCGTTCGCGCTCTACGCCTGGGGCTGGAACTGGTGGCTCGCCGGGGCCAACCTGGTCCTCAACGTCGCGTTCGCCGTGCCGGCCCTGTGGCTCTTCCTCACCGGGCAACTGCTCAATCCGGCCGCGCTCGACGCCATGGACTGGCCGTGGGGCCAGTCGGGTCCGATCATCGTCGCCATCATCGTGGTCGTGGTCATCGCGGCGGCCGCGTGGGACGTGGTCGATGGCGGCATCAAGGCGTGGCGCGCCGCGAGCGGCCGTCGCGCCGGGGTCGACTCCCAGCCAGTCGCCGCGTGA
- a CDS encoding SDR family NAD(P)-dependent oxidoreductase, which translates to MELDGASAIVTGGASGLGRATARALVEGGASVVLVDLPGPRGEEAAAELGDRARFVAADVANEAEVQAAVDAASALAPLRVAVNCAGIVTANRTVGRDGPAPLEAFERTIRVNLIGTFNVTRLAAAAMAATDPVEGSVPGGPATAERGVIVSTASVAAFDGQIGQAAYSASKAAVAGMTLPIARDLSKLLIRVVTIAPGIFETPMMAGMPDDVRHSLEAQVPHPSRLGHPTEYAALVRSIIANPMLNGEVIRLDGAIRMQPK; encoded by the coding sequence ATGGAACTCGACGGCGCCTCCGCGATCGTCACCGGCGGGGCATCCGGCCTCGGACGCGCCACCGCCCGCGCGCTCGTCGAAGGCGGCGCCTCCGTCGTCCTCGTCGACCTGCCGGGCCCGCGCGGCGAGGAAGCTGCGGCCGAGCTCGGCGACCGTGCCCGCTTCGTGGCGGCGGATGTCGCGAACGAGGCCGAGGTGCAGGCCGCCGTCGACGCGGCATCCGCCCTCGCACCGCTGCGGGTCGCCGTGAACTGCGCCGGCATCGTCACCGCGAACCGCACCGTCGGACGCGACGGGCCCGCGCCGCTCGAGGCGTTCGAGCGCACGATCCGGGTGAACCTCATCGGTACGTTCAACGTGACCCGGCTCGCGGCCGCCGCGATGGCCGCGACCGACCCCGTCGAGGGGTCGGTGCCCGGCGGCCCGGCGACGGCGGAGCGCGGCGTCATCGTGAGCACCGCGTCGGTCGCGGCGTTCGACGGGCAGATCGGGCAGGCGGCCTACTCCGCGTCGAAGGCCGCGGTCGCCGGCATGACCCTGCCGATCGCCCGGGACCTGTCGAAGCTGCTCATCCGCGTCGTCACCATCGCGCCCGGGATCTTCGAGACGCCGATGATGGCCGGCATGCCCGACGACGTGCGCCACTCCCTCGAGGCCCAGGTGCCGCATCCGTCACGGCTGGGACACCCCACCGAGTACGCGGCGCTCGTGCGCTCGATCATCGCGAACCCGATGCTGAACGGCGAGGTGATCCGCCTCGACGGCGCGATCCGGATGCAGCCGAAGTAG
- a CDS encoding thiolase family protein produces MSTEAVIVDVIRTPVGRGKPGGILSGVHPVDLLAGVLDALVARNDLDPALVDDVIGGCVSQIGEQSYNITRNAVLAAGFPETVPGTTIDRQCGSSQQAATFAAQAVLAGQADIVIACGVESMSRVPLGSSAAGADPYGSRLRTRYPEGLVNQGVSAELIAAKWGFSREELDVFAARSHRLAAEAGESGAFATEVVPVPGVDALADETVRPGTTVESLAGLNPAFRSDRLAERFPELDWRITPGNSSPLTDGASAALIMSAEAAEHLGLEPRARFRAFSVVGSDPLYMLTGVIPATERVLERAGLVHADIDAYEVNEAFASVPLAWLRETGADAAKLNPRGGAIALGHALGSSGTRLLTTLVNQLEATGGRLGLQTMCEGGGMANATIIERI; encoded by the coding sequence ATGAGCACCGAAGCCGTCATCGTCGACGTCATCCGCACGCCCGTCGGCCGCGGCAAGCCCGGAGGCATCCTCTCGGGCGTGCATCCCGTCGACCTGCTCGCCGGCGTGCTCGACGCGCTGGTGGCCCGCAACGACCTCGATCCGGCACTCGTCGACGACGTGATCGGCGGATGCGTCAGCCAGATCGGCGAGCAGAGCTACAACATCACCCGCAACGCCGTGCTCGCCGCGGGCTTCCCCGAGACGGTGCCCGGCACCACCATCGATCGGCAGTGCGGGTCGAGCCAGCAGGCCGCGACCTTCGCCGCGCAGGCGGTGCTCGCCGGCCAGGCCGACATCGTGATCGCGTGCGGTGTGGAGTCGATGAGCCGCGTGCCGCTCGGCTCGAGCGCCGCGGGCGCCGACCCGTACGGCTCGCGGCTCCGCACGCGGTACCCCGAGGGGCTCGTGAACCAGGGAGTGTCGGCCGAGCTCATCGCCGCGAAGTGGGGCTTCTCGCGCGAGGAGCTCGATGTGTTCGCGGCCCGGTCGCACCGGCTCGCGGCCGAGGCGGGTGAGTCGGGCGCGTTCGCGACCGAGGTCGTGCCCGTGCCCGGCGTGGATGCGCTCGCCGACGAGACCGTGCGACCCGGCACGACGGTCGAGTCGCTCGCGGGCCTCAATCCCGCGTTCCGCAGCGATCGGCTCGCCGAGCGGTTCCCCGAGCTCGACTGGCGGATCACGCCCGGCAACTCGTCACCCCTCACCGACGGCGCGTCGGCCGCGCTCATCATGAGCGCCGAGGCGGCCGAACACCTCGGGCTCGAGCCACGGGCGCGATTCCGGGCGTTCTCGGTGGTCGGCAGCGACCCGCTCTACATGCTCACCGGCGTCATCCCCGCAACCGAGCGGGTGCTCGAGCGCGCCGGTCTCGTGCACGCCGACATCGACGCCTACGAGGTGAACGAGGCGTTCGCGTCGGTGCCGCTCGCCTGGCTCCGCGAGACCGGGGCGGATGCCGCGAAGCTCAACCCCCGGGGCGGCGCGATCGCCCTCGGGCACGCCCTCGGGTCGTCGGGCACGCGCCTGCTCACCACGCTTGTCAACCAGCTCGAGGCCACGGGCGGGCGCCTTGGCCTGCAGACGATGTGCGAGGGCGGCGGGATGGCCAACGCGACGATCATCGAGCGGATCTGA
- a CDS encoding glyceraldehyde-3-phosphate dehydrogenase produces the protein MSHDFDARRAEWIAREELAERMIPLIGGLYRDHGVVTSIHGRRLINRSAIALVKAHRFARQAGDEELPLVDTMRVLEALRELRPGAASVDVARLVSRYRESGAEGERMPLADFLRGELAPVLGADDAADAAPAASGADVVLYGFGRIGRLLARILIAHTGGGQGLRLRAIVVRKGSANDLVKRASLLRRDSVHGPFAGTIEVDEQANTILANGTLIQVIYANDPATIDYTAYGIHDAIVVDNTGRWRDEEGLSQHLRSTGVARVLLTAPGKGAIKNIVHGINHGDIAASDRILSAASCTTNAITPVLKAVDDAYGVVRGHVETVHSFTNDQNLIDNFHSGDRRGRSAALNMVITETGAAKAVAKALPTFAGKLTGSAIRVPTPDVSLAILNLQLERPASKAELNRYLRQVSLTSPLRQQVDYIESPEVVSTDFVGSNRAGIVDGLATIADGTDAVIYVWYDNEYGYSCQVVRVIEAMAGTHPLVLPERQPVVLERELAASVASVASVASAADDAR, from the coding sequence GTGAGCCACGACTTCGACGCCCGACGTGCGGAATGGATCGCCCGAGAGGAGCTCGCCGAGCGGATGATCCCGCTCATCGGCGGCCTCTATCGCGACCACGGGGTGGTGACCTCCATCCACGGTCGGCGGCTCATCAACCGGTCGGCGATCGCGCTCGTCAAGGCGCACCGCTTCGCGCGCCAGGCCGGCGACGAGGAACTCCCGCTCGTCGACACGATGCGCGTGCTCGAGGCGCTCCGCGAGCTGCGCCCCGGCGCGGCATCCGTCGACGTCGCACGGCTGGTCTCGCGGTACCGCGAGTCGGGCGCCGAGGGCGAGCGGATGCCGCTGGCCGACTTCCTGCGCGGCGAGCTCGCCCCCGTGCTCGGTGCTGACGACGCCGCCGACGCGGCGCCTGCGGCATCCGGCGCCGACGTCGTGCTCTACGGCTTCGGCCGCATCGGACGGCTGCTCGCCCGCATCCTCATCGCCCACACGGGCGGGGGCCAGGGGCTGCGGCTGCGCGCGATCGTCGTGCGCAAGGGCTCGGCGAACGACCTCGTGAAGCGCGCGAGCCTGCTGCGCCGCGACTCGGTGCACGGCCCGTTCGCCGGCACGATCGAGGTCGACGAGCAGGCCAACACGATCCTGGCGAACGGCACGCTCATCCAGGTGATCTACGCGAACGACCCGGCGACGATCGACTACACCGCCTACGGCATCCACGACGCGATCGTGGTCGACAACACCGGCCGGTGGCGCGACGAGGAGGGGCTCTCGCAGCACCTCCGGTCGACGGGGGTGGCCCGGGTGCTGCTCACCGCGCCCGGCAAGGGCGCGATCAAGAACATCGTGCACGGCATCAACCACGGCGACATCGCGGCATCCGACCGCATCCTCTCCGCCGCGTCGTGCACCACCAACGCGATCACCCCGGTGCTGAAGGCGGTCGACGACGCCTACGGGGTGGTGCGCGGCCACGTCGAGACCGTGCACTCGTTCACGAACGACCAGAACCTCATCGACAACTTCCACTCGGGCGATCGCCGCGGCCGCTCGGCCGCGCTGAACATGGTCATCACCGAGACCGGCGCGGCGAAGGCCGTCGCCAAGGCGCTGCCGACCTTCGCCGGCAAGCTCACCGGCAGTGCCATCCGGGTCCCCACGCCCGACGTGTCGCTTGCGATCCTCAACCTGCAACTGGAGCGCCCGGCGTCGAAGGCCGAGCTCAACCGGTACCTTCGGCAGGTGTCGCTCACGTCGCCGCTGCGCCAGCAGGTCGACTACATCGAGTCGCCTGAGGTGGTCTCCACCGACTTCGTCGGCTCGAACCGGGCCGGCATCGTCGACGGGCTCGCCACGATCGCCGACGGCACCGACGCGGTGATCTACGTCTGGTACGACAACGAGTACGGCTACTCCTGCCAGGTCGTGCGCGTCATCGAGGCGATGGCCGGCACGCACCCGCTCGTGCTCCCCGAACGGCAGCCCGTGGTCCTCGAACGCGAGCTCGCGGCGTCCGTCGCCTCGGTCGCCTCGGTCGCCTCGGCCGCCGACGACGCTCGCTGA